A part of Drosophila ananassae strain 14024-0371.13 chromosome 2R, ASM1763931v2, whole genome shotgun sequence genomic DNA contains:
- the LOC26513893 gene encoding GDP-Man:Man(3)GlcNAc(2)-PP-Dol alpha-1,2-mannosyltransferase: protein MFIILLWMVLSLVILAVVSFISLKHWLLSRKKKLHATSENSINVGIFHPYCNAGGGGERVLWCAVKALQKRYSNAKIVIYTGDIDASPNSILEKAKNVFNIAIDNDNVRFVFLKQRHWIEAKKYPHFTLLGQSLGSMVLGLEALLKFPPDIFIDTMGYAFTYPLFKYLVQSKVGAYVHYPVISSDMLKRVQQRQMSHNNKKYVARNPFLTWTKLTYYRLFSKMYKWVGRCAETIMVNSSWTENHILQIWDVPFKTHRVYPPCEVSHLKKLEHLEKGEEFIILSVGQFRPEKDHPLQLQAIYELRTLLAQDEALWNRIKLVIVGSCRNEEDYERLKNMQDLSKHLSLENNVQFKVNVPYDDLLKLYQTAHIGIHTMWNEHFGIGIVDCMAAGLIMVAHRSGGPLLDIVETSEGSQNGFLAVDAVDYAENLLNIIVNNVDTVGIRNAARASVERFSEQEFEKNFLRAISTLFPNA, encoded by the exons atgtttattatacT TTTGTGGATGGTTCTTTCGCTAGTGATACTAGCCGTGGTttcatttatttctttaaaacaTTGGTTGCTAAGCCGGAAAAAGAAGTTGCATGCAACATCGGAAAATAGCATAAATGTTGGAATTTTTCATCCGTATTGCAATGCAGGAGGCGGCGGGGAACGAGTTCTGTGGTGTGCAGTAAAGGCGTTGCAg AAAAGGTATTCAAATGCCAAGATTGTTATATATACTGGAGACATAGATGCCTCCCCCAATTCCATTTTGGAAAAAGCCAAGAATGTCTTCAACATAGCCATCGACAATGACAACGTTAGATTCGTATTCCTAAAACAACGCCACTGGATCGAGGCCAAAAAGTATCCGCACTTTACTCTGCTTGGTCAGAGTTTGGGATCAATGGTTCTCGGGCTGGAGGCACTCCTAAAGTTCCCGCCAGATATTTTCATTGACACCATGGGATATGCCTTCACTTATCCCCTCTTCAAGTATCTCGTTCAGTCTAAGGTCGGAGCCTATGTCCACTATCCTGTCATAAGTTCGGACATGTTGAAGCGAGTCCAGCAGCGCCAGATGTCCCACAACAATAAGAAATATGTTGCAAGGAATCCGTTCCTCACTTGGACAAAACTTACCTACTACCGGTTGTTTTCAAAG ATGTACAAATGGGTGGGTCGTTGCGCCGAGACCATCATGGTCAACTCCTCGTGGACAGAGAATCACATCCTTCAAATATGGGATGTGCCGTTCAAGACACATCGCGTTTATCCTCCCTGCGAAGTCAgtcatttaaaaaaactggaGCACTTGGAAAAGGGCGAGGAGTTTATCATTTTGTCCGTGGGACAATTCCGTCCGGAAAAAGATCATCCCCTGCAACTGCAAGCCATTTACGAGTTGAGAACTCTGTTGGCACAGGATGAGGCTCTGTGGAATCGAATTAAATTAGTTATTGTGGGCTCCTGTCGGAATGAGGAGGACTACGAAAGATTGAAAAACATGCAGGATCTTTCCAAGCACTTGTCCCTTGAAAATAATGTTCAATTTAAGGTGAATGTGCCGTACGATGATCTTCTTAAACTGTATCAAACAGCCCACATTGGCATCCACACCATGTGGAATGAGCACTTCGGAATAGGGATAGTTGATTGCATGGCAGCCGGGCTTATAATGGTGGCCCATCGATCGGGAGGTCCTCTGCTCGACATTGTGGAAACTTCAGAAGGCAGCCAGAACGGATTTCTGGCAGTTGACGCTGTGGACTACGCAGAAAACCTATTGAATATCATTGTTAATAACGTGGATACCGTTGGAATTCGAAATGCAGCAAG AGCTTCTGTGGAAAGATTTTCCGAGCAGGAATTTGAGAAAAACTTTCTGCGAGCAATCTCGACACTATTTCCAAACGCTTGA
- the LOC6493566 gene encoding membrane-bound transcription factor site-1 protease — protein MNVFIILFIVLSFTIAIGGLDAFKTEIVPDEFIVYFNSKYFASTRESFLRTKLTSSNITNWEIVPRLNPFWKFPSDFDIFRILEENETLKDIIISTINSHPLVKKVSPQRSVRRLLAYNQNSNETHFVNRSPKGVIRNRNSNNDRSRNVCAALHANVLWKLGITGRGVKVAIFDTGLTKNHPHFRNVKERTNWTNEKSLDDRVSHGTFVAGVIASSKECLGFAPDADLYIFKVFTNSQVSYTSWFLDAFNYAIYKKMNILNLSIGGPDFMDAPFVEKVLELSANNVIMISSAGNDGPLYGTLNNPGDQSDVIGVGGIQFNDKIAKFSSRGMTTWELPMGYGRMGLDIVTYGSQVEGSDVRKGCRRLSGTSVSSPVVAGASALLLSGALHKMDLINPASLKQVLIDGAEMLPNYNMYEQGAGKLNLLRSMQLLLSYKPTITLVPPFLDFTLNYMWPYSSQPLYHGSSVVIANVTILNGISVTSKVVGSPKWIPDISQHGQYLQISTRFSPTLWPWTGWMAVYIAVNKEGENFEGICKGSVALLVESVKVTSNETLVTEVILPLAVKVTHKPPRNKRLLWDQYHSLRYPPRYIPRDDLKVKSDPLDWNADHIHTNFKDMYTHLRNIGYYIDVLREPFTCFNASDYGALLIVDPEREFEDSEIVALKENVYKKGLGVVIFADWYNTTVMKKIKFFDENTRQWWTPDTGGANIPALNDLLKPFGIGFGDFVGEGHFKLGDHSMYYASGATLVKFPSNPGDILVGTKLNDQGLSIINSKTPNKESKKDLPIFGLFQTKENSIESNEETIDNPESNLANTISTDYSTFKNRVLLLRKKEQSISYAKLSNPRNNEGRIAVYGDSNCLDATHLEKACYWLLITFLDFAINSHKSSLLQNLNRIEEFKKVKWSPLPLRISSNSIQAVPKSENCEQIDWLTATKQEKDENIEWEVPIGEMVPQDKNEFPEDNVIEKLLNEEIVKISQIDEYFLESDDEFYLRSLFLLLLYGTTICLLMLMLVRRRRRL, from the exons atgaatgtgtttattattttatttattgttctTTCCTTCACAATAGCAATTGGCGGACTTGATGCCTTTAAAACGGAAATAGTTCCCGATgaatttattgtttatttcaaTTCCAAGTATTTTGCATCAACCAGAGAATCCTTTTTAAGGACAAAACTCACAAGTTCAAAC ATAACCAACTGGGAGATTGTTCCACGACTGAACCCTTTCTGGAAATTTCCAAGTGATTTCGATATCTTCAGGATTTTGGAGGAAAACGAAACACTAAAAGATATAATCATTTCAACCATTAATTCGCATCCTTTGGTGAAAAAAGTATCCCCTCAGAGAAGTGTAAGACGACTGCTGGCCTATAACCAAAACAGCAACGAAACTCACTTTGTAAACCGCTCACCCAAAGGAGTTATTAGGAATAGGAACTCCAATAATGATAGATCGCGAAATGTTTGTGCAGCTCTACATGCCAATGTCCTATGGAAGCTCGGCATTACTGGCAGAGGCGTTAAAGTAGCCATATTTGATACGGGTTTGACCAAGAATCATCCACACTTCCGTAATGTCAAGGAACGGACCAACTGGACAAACGAAAAGTCTCTGGATGACCGTGTTAGCCATGGCACCTTTGTCGCAGGAGTCATTGCCTCCTCCAAGGAATGCCTTGGCTTTGCTCCCGATGCAGATCTATACATATTTAAAGTCTTTACAAACTCTCAG gtTTCGTACACTTCTTGGTTTCTGGACGCCTTCAACTATGCAATATACAAGAAAATGAATATTCTCAACCTGAGTATAGGTGGTCCAGATTTTATGGATGCTCCGTTTGTTGAAAAGGTTCTGGAACTGTCCGCTAATAATGTAATTATGATTTCATCGGCGGGAAACGACGGTCCCCTTTATGGAACTCTGAACAATCCCGGCGACCAGAGCGATGTAATCGGAGTGGGTGGAATACAGTTTAACGATAAAATAGCCAAGTTTAGTTCAAGGGGGATGACCACTTGGGAGCTTCCGATGGGTTATGGAAGAATGGGTCTGGATATTGTCACCTACGGTAGCCAGGTGGAAGGTAGCGATGTTAGAAAAGGTTGCAGGCGACTCTCAGGCACCTCCGTTTCTTCGCCTGTTGTGGCAGGGGCATCTGCTCTCCTCCTAAGCGGGGCATTGCACAAGATGGACCTAATTAACCCAGCATCTCTGAAACAGGTCCTTATCGATGGGGCGGAAATGCTACCAAACTACAATATGTACGAGCAAGGAGCCGGAAAGCTGAACCTGTTAAGGAGCATGCAGCTACTTTTGTCTTACAAACCAACTATAACCCTTGTACCTCCATTTCTGGACTTCACTCTAAACTACATGTGGCCGTATAGCTCCCAGCCATTGTATCACGGCAGCTCCGTGGTAATTGCAAATGTTACGATACTAAATGGTATTTCTGTTACCAGTAAGGTTGTAGGCTCTCCGAAATGGATTCCCGACATCAGTCAACACGGCCAGTACCTTCAAATATCGACTCGATTTTCTCCTACTCTTTGGCCTTGGACTGGATGGATGGCGGTTTATATAG CTGTAAACAAGGAGGGGGAAAACTTCGAAGGTATCTGCAAAGGAAGTGTCGCTTTGCTTGTGGAAAGTGTGAAAGTTACTTCCAATGAAACTCTTGTAACTGAAGTTATTTTGCCATTAGCTGTAAAAGTGACACACAAACCACCCAGAAACAAAAGACTTTTATGGGACCAGTATCACAGCCTACGGTATCCACCCCGCTATATTCCACGGGATGATCTTAAAGTTAAGTCGGATCCTCTCGACTGGAATGCCGATCACATTCACACAAACTTTAAGGACATGTATACCCATTTACGAAACATCGGCTATTATATTGATGTCTTGCGGGAGCCATTCACATGCTTCAATGCATCGGACTACGGGGCATTACTGATTGTGGATCCCGAAAGGGAGTTTGAAGATTCTGAAATAGTGGCTCTCAAGGAGAATGTTTACAAGAAGGGCTTGGGCGTGGTCATATTTGCCGATTGGTACAATACAACGGTGATGAAGAAGATCAAATTCTTTGACGAGAATACCAGACAGTGGTGGACACCAGATACAGGAGGAGCCAACATTCCAGCCTTGAATGATCTGCTAAAGCCATTTGGCATTGGTTTTGGGGATTTCGTTGGTGAAGGACACTTCAAACTCGGTGACCATTCAATGTACTATGCCAGCGGAGCCACCTTAGTAAAATTTCCATCCAATCCCGGTGATATTCTTGTAGGAACCAAATTAAATGACCAAGGGCTTTCG attATAAACTCTAAAACGCCGAACAAAGAATCCAAGAAAGACTTGCCTATTTTTGGATTATTTCAAACCAAGGAAAACAGCATCGAAAGCAACGAAGAGACTATCGACAATCCCGAGAGCAATTTAGCCAACACCATTTCCACGGACTACTCTACCTTTAAAAATAGGGTTCTGCTGCTTAGGAAAAAGGAGCAGAGTATAAGCTACGCAAAATTAAGCAATCCTCGAAATAATGAAGGACGAATTGCAGTGTATGGGGACTCCAACTGTCTGGACGCAACGCATCTCGAAAAGGCTTGCTACTGGCTTTTGATAACATTTCTTGACTTTGCCATCAACTCACATAAATCCAGTCTGTTGCAGAACCTAAATCGTATTGAGGAGTTTAAGAAAGTAAAGTGGAGTCCCCTACCTCTTAGGATATCTAGTAATAGCATCCAGGCTGTTCCTAAAAGCGAAAATTGTGAACAAATTGACTGGCTAACTGCCACGAAGCAGGAGAAAGATGAAAACATTGAGTGGGAGGTGCCTATTGGAGAGATGGTGCCTCAGGATAAAAATG AGTTTCCAGAAGACAATGTAATAGAAAAGTTACTGAATGAAGAGATCGTTAAGATATCACAAATAGACGAATACTTTCTAGAGTCTGATGATGAATTTTATTTGCggtctttatttttgttattgttatatGGTACAACGATATGTCTTTTAATGTTAATGCTTGTACGTAGGAGGCGACGGCTGTAG
- the LOC6493565 gene encoding lachesin codes for MNNYTRKYWLFSLFFLAFAISYIDGSFIMPENDPPTTAPKFLSRGHLYKVIVGETIELPCKVQNLGSFVLLWRKGSSVLTAGHLKITRDQRFKIVGDYNLQINGVKTQDAGDYICQLGDQENRDQVHTVEILVPPTLRALPHNGQVTARKGSTVTLECKASGNPVPTIFWFKKDVFSGPTHLSDSSTLILENVDRHHAGTYQCSADNGVKDRVSMDIQLTILSPPEITVEKSWVHAAEGYDVELVCIVHGDVNSEMLWYQNSFLLDPTDRRSMYPRDDRYSLIIRNFQPTDFGNYSCVADNALGRTKKYIEVSGRPGPADFISPALSGFLDHYNLTWTIESIPPLDEIKLLYRRLLMNETYQHPGKWHEYHIKPTPIRTDGSHFQMSYLVKNLEHNAVYEAIVQAKNKYGWNEISDIHQFYTRNHDLLLDIDMEYKMGISSNIRISPTLFGTILCAFMLILYPIISV; via the exons ATG AATAACTACACAAGGAAATATTGGctattttctcttttcttcCTTGCATTTGCCATATCTTATATTG ATGGCTCATTCATAATGCCAGAAAATGACCCTCCCACAACAGCACCCAAATTCTTATCCAGGGGTCACCTGTACAAGGTCATTGTCGGGGAGACCATCGAGTTACCCTGCAAAGTGCAAAACCTTGGATCATTTGTGCTCTTGTGGCGTAAAGGTTCTTCTGTGCTCACAGCTGGACATTTGAAAATAACCAGGGATCAGCGCTTCAAAATCGTTGGAGACTATAATCTGCAGATAAATGGAGTCAAGACCCAGGATGCTGGAGATTACATATGCCAGCTTGGGGATCAAGAAAACAGAGATCAAGTTCATACAGTAGAGATTTTGG TCCCTCCAACACTTCGAGCACTTCCACATAATGGCCAAGTGACTGCCCGAAAGGGAAGTACTGTCACCTTGGAGTGCAAGGCCTCTGGTAATCCGGTCCCAACCATTTTCTGGTTCAAAAAGGATGTTTTCTCTGGACCTACTCACTTGTCTGATAGCTCCACATTAATATTGGAAAATGTGGATAGGCACCATGCTGGCACATATCAATGCTCAGCCGATAACGGAGTCAAGGATCGAGTCTCCATGGACATACAGCTAACCATACTTT CTCCTCCAGAAATTACTGTCGAAAAGTCTTGGGTCCATGCGGCCGAGGGATACGATGTGGAACTCGTTTGTATTGTTCATGGCGATGTCAACTCAGAG ATGCTTTGGTATCAAAACTCTTTCCTTTTGGATCCAACTGATCGCCGCTCCATGTATCCACGAGATGACAGATATAGTCTCATTATTAGGAATTTCCAGCCAACCGATTTTGGAAATTATAGCTGCGTGGCAGATAATGCGTTGGGAAGGACAAAGAAATATATTGAAGTTTCTGGCCGACCAGGTCCAGCTGATTTCATTTCACCGGCTTTGAGTGGATTCCTGGATCATTATAATTTAACATGGACCATTGAGTCTATACCTCCTTTGGACGAGATTAAGCTTCTTTACAGACGTCTTTTG ATGAACGAAACTTACCAGCATCCAGGCAAATGGCATGAATACCACATTAAACCCACGCCCATTAGAACCGATGGATCCCACTTCCAAATGTCCTATCTGGTCAAAAACTTGGAACACAATGCAGTTTATGAAGCTATTGTTCaggccaaaaacaaatatgGCTGGAACGAG ATCAGCGACATTCACCAGTTTTACACGCGAAATCATGATCTCCTTCTCGATATCGACATGGAATATAAAATGGGAATCTCGAGCAATATTAGAATATCTCCAACATTATTTGGAACTATTTTGTGTGCTTTTATGTTGATACTCTATCCCATCATTAGTGTTTAA
- the LOC6506370 gene encoding uncharacterized protein LOC6506370 isoform X2, protein MEELCNNSGHSATSSSGSNSSMSAKTALGECSAAWINYLSALNNLCTAGSKLAHSIAVLEQWSQTEKPMFNNYTTSYLTNSWNDLARATTVATGTVKTHMLAILQDFATGSWVEQASNAELEQKRLREHNEIIILENAQAVINIQHQFCAASYDAFSSLTCCFVCQAPVGFPHEQDCSVMKQRSQYDQRSQTPSPNLCGPSSKVDSSRGNSLTDQRPIASGISEPAPTDQQRGPSPQMHFCDPANPMQAIFEHTRGPLPNPGQLLSMKMPFHRNVKSSLSFPLFPLNGQRRWSEAAAGEVIDGITTDPESQMRRWSMPWEASKTDKNTVTWNQTRIMPMNTVKAASFKMSSSERYTSHTSDGGNWPMPLSSQDGLLEAIQLLSIRPTTVAQVSPQPSLLSTSPDAAPPEQP, encoded by the exons ATGGAGGAGCTCTGCAATAATTCCGGGCATTCGGCTACTTCCAGTAGTGGAAGTAACTCTTCAATGTCCGCCAAAACCGCTCTGGGCGAGTGCTCTGCCGCCTGGATAAACTACTTGAGTGCTTTGAATAATCTGTGTACCGCTGGGTCCAAATTGGCCCATTCTATAGCAGTTCTGGAGCAGTGGTCCCAAACTGAAAAGCCAATGTTCAACAACTATACTACTTCATATCTCACAAACTCATGGAACGATCTAGCCAg GGCAACAACAGTAGCCACAGGCACTGTGAAAACTCACATGCTTGCTATATTACAGGACTTTGCCACAGGATCATGGG TGGAACAGGCTTCCAATGCGGAATTGGAGCAGAAGCGGCTCCGGGAGCACAACGAAATCATCATTTTGGAGAATGCCCAGGCAGTAATAAATATTCAACATCAGTTCTGTGCCGCCAGCTATGATGCATTTTCCTCACTAACATGCTGCTTTGTTTGCCAAGCCCCAGTGGGATTTCCTCATGAACAAGACTGCAGTGTAATGAAGCAGAG AAGCCAATATGACCAACGGTCACAGACACCATCGCCGAACTTGTGTGGACCAAGTTCCAAAGTAGATTCCTCCAGGGGAAACTCATTAACCGACCAACGCCCAATTGCCAGTGGAATTTCAGAGCCTG CTCCTACTGACCAACAACGTGGCCCATCGcctcaaatgcatttctgcgATCCTGCGAATCCTATGCAGGCTATTTTTGAGCACACACGCGGTCCCTTGCCAAATCCTGGACAATTACTGTCCATGAAGATGCCATTTCACCGTAACGTAAAATCGTCCTTAAGCTTTCCACTCTTTCCATTAAACGGCCAGCGTCGATGGTCAGAAGCTGCCGCCGGAGAGGTAATAGATGGAATCACTACGGACCCCGAGAGCCAGATGAGGCGGTGGTCAATGCCATGGGAGGCTTCGAAAACAGACAAGAATACCGTGACTTGGAACCAGACTAGAATAATGCCAATGAACACCGTGAAGGCTGCCAGCTTCAAAATGTCCAGTTCCGAACGTTATACCTCACACACATCGG ATGGAGGAAACTGGCCTATGCCTCTATCCAGCCAAGATGGATTGCTTGAAGCCATTCAGTTGCTGTCGATTAGACCAACCACAGTGGCTCAAGTAAGCCCACAGCCATCATTGCTTTCAACATCTCCCGATGCTGCTCCACCAGAGCAGCCCTaa
- the LOC6506370 gene encoding uncharacterized protein LOC6506370 isoform X1, whose amino-acid sequence MEELCNNSGHSATSSSGSNSSMSAKTALGECSAAWINYLSALNNLCTAGSKLAHSIAVLEQWSQTEKPMFNNYTTSYLTNSWNDLARATTVATGTVKTHMLAILQDFATGSWDFGLNAVEQASNAELEQKRLREHNEIIILENAQAVINIQHQFCAASYDAFSSLTCCFVCQAPVGFPHEQDCSVMKQRSQYDQRSQTPSPNLCGPSSKVDSSRGNSLTDQRPIASGISEPAPTDQQRGPSPQMHFCDPANPMQAIFEHTRGPLPNPGQLLSMKMPFHRNVKSSLSFPLFPLNGQRRWSEAAAGEVIDGITTDPESQMRRWSMPWEASKTDKNTVTWNQTRIMPMNTVKAASFKMSSSERYTSHTSDGGNWPMPLSSQDGLLEAIQLLSIRPTTVAQVSPQPSLLSTSPDAAPPEQP is encoded by the exons ATGGAGGAGCTCTGCAATAATTCCGGGCATTCGGCTACTTCCAGTAGTGGAAGTAACTCTTCAATGTCCGCCAAAACCGCTCTGGGCGAGTGCTCTGCCGCCTGGATAAACTACTTGAGTGCTTTGAATAATCTGTGTACCGCTGGGTCCAAATTGGCCCATTCTATAGCAGTTCTGGAGCAGTGGTCCCAAACTGAAAAGCCAATGTTCAACAACTATACTACTTCATATCTCACAAACTCATGGAACGATCTAGCCAg GGCAACAACAGTAGCCACAGGCACTGTGAAAACTCACATGCTTGCTATATTACAGGACTTTGCCACAGGATCATGGG ATTTTGGATTAAACGCAGTGGAACAGGCTTCCAATGCGGAATTGGAGCAGAAGCGGCTCCGGGAGCACAACGAAATCATCATTTTGGAGAATGCCCAGGCAGTAATAAATATTCAACATCAGTTCTGTGCCGCCAGCTATGATGCATTTTCCTCACTAACATGCTGCTTTGTTTGCCAAGCCCCAGTGGGATTTCCTCATGAACAAGACTGCAGTGTAATGAAGCAGAG AAGCCAATATGACCAACGGTCACAGACACCATCGCCGAACTTGTGTGGACCAAGTTCCAAAGTAGATTCCTCCAGGGGAAACTCATTAACCGACCAACGCCCAATTGCCAGTGGAATTTCAGAGCCTG CTCCTACTGACCAACAACGTGGCCCATCGcctcaaatgcatttctgcgATCCTGCGAATCCTATGCAGGCTATTTTTGAGCACACACGCGGTCCCTTGCCAAATCCTGGACAATTACTGTCCATGAAGATGCCATTTCACCGTAACGTAAAATCGTCCTTAAGCTTTCCACTCTTTCCATTAAACGGCCAGCGTCGATGGTCAGAAGCTGCCGCCGGAGAGGTAATAGATGGAATCACTACGGACCCCGAGAGCCAGATGAGGCGGTGGTCAATGCCATGGGAGGCTTCGAAAACAGACAAGAATACCGTGACTTGGAACCAGACTAGAATAATGCCAATGAACACCGTGAAGGCTGCCAGCTTCAAAATGTCCAGTTCCGAACGTTATACCTCACACACATCGG ATGGAGGAAACTGGCCTATGCCTCTATCCAGCCAAGATGGATTGCTTGAAGCCATTCAGTTGCTGTCGATTAGACCAACCACAGTGGCTCAAGTAAGCCCACAGCCATCATTGCTTTCAACATCTCCCGATGCTGCTCCACCAGAGCAGCCCTaa